From Humisphaera borealis, the proteins below share one genomic window:
- a CDS encoding ABC transporter ATP-binding protein: protein MALIELKNLHKRFGSLVVLDGVSLSIPEGQSIVIIGASGTGKSVLLKHIVGLLKPDKGEVWFDGQRIDLMTEREVDVVRVQMGFLFQMGALFDSLSVEENIAFPLNEHSGKSAAEISRIVDEKLKMVGLPETRKKMPAQLSGGQKKRIALARAIAMDPRLILYDEPTTGLDPIRSDVINELILKLKRETAVTSITVTHDMHSARKVADRIVMLHRGRIIFDGTPEAMQESAEPLIRNFVRGEAGEEDLEALDMAPPTAQPEQAEPTPPAQKQKRAG from the coding sequence ATGGCCCTGATCGAGCTCAAGAATCTTCACAAGCGATTTGGATCACTGGTCGTGCTCGACGGCGTAAGTCTGTCCATTCCCGAGGGGCAGTCGATCGTCATCATCGGCGCCAGCGGCACGGGCAAGAGCGTGCTGCTCAAGCACATCGTCGGGTTGCTCAAGCCCGACAAGGGAGAGGTCTGGTTCGACGGTCAGCGGATCGACCTGATGACCGAACGAGAAGTGGACGTGGTCCGGGTGCAGATGGGTTTCCTTTTTCAGATGGGCGCGCTTTTCGATTCTTTGAGCGTCGAGGAGAACATTGCGTTCCCTCTGAACGAGCACTCGGGAAAGTCGGCGGCGGAGATCAGCCGTATTGTCGACGAGAAACTGAAGATGGTCGGTCTGCCGGAAACACGAAAGAAGATGCCGGCCCAGCTTTCGGGCGGCCAGAAGAAGCGGATCGCGCTGGCGCGGGCAATTGCGATGGACCCCCGTCTGATTCTCTACGACGAGCCCACGACGGGTCTCGACCCGATTCGCTCGGACGTGATCAACGAGCTGATTCTGAAGCTCAAGCGGGAAACGGCGGTTACGAGCATTACCGTGACCCACGACATGCATTCGGCGAGAAAGGTCGCCGACCGGATCGTGATGCTGCATCGCGGACGGATCATCTTCGACGGAACGCCTGAGGCGATGCAGGAATCGGCCGAGCCTTTGATCCGGAACTTCGTCCGCGGCGAAGCGGGCGAAGAGGATCTGGAGGCACTGGACATGGCCCCGCCAACGGCACAGCCCGAGCAGGCCGAGCCGACTCCGCCGGCGCAGAAACAGAAGCGCGCCGGATAG
- the tadA gene encoding tRNA adenosine(34) deaminase TadA has protein sequence MDIAAPQPDERWMREALAEAVLAAAEGEVPIGAVVVHEPTATIIGRGRNRRETDHDPTAHAEILALKGAGRSIGHWRILDCTLYVTLEPCPMCAGAMVNARLPRVVYGCDDAKAGAVKSLYTLCGDERLNHQVQVVAGVLAVECADVLREFFRERRARGQNGRRR, from the coding sequence TTGGACATCGCAGCCCCTCAACCCGATGAACGCTGGATGCGCGAGGCGCTGGCCGAGGCAGTTCTCGCCGCCGCCGAAGGCGAGGTGCCCATCGGTGCGGTGGTGGTCCACGAGCCCACGGCCACCATCATCGGGCGCGGCCGCAACCGCCGCGAAACCGACCACGACCCCACCGCACACGCTGAGATCCTCGCACTGAAAGGCGCCGGTCGGTCGATTGGCCACTGGCGGATCCTCGACTGCACGCTCTACGTCACGCTGGAACCCTGCCCCATGTGCGCGGGCGCGATGGTCAACGCCCGTCTGCCCCGCGTCGTGTACGGCTGCGACGACGCCAAGGCCGGAGCGGTGAAATCTCTCTACACGTTGTGCGGGGACGAAAGGTTGAACCACCAGGTGCAGGTGGTCGCCGGGGTGTTGGCTGTCGAGTGCGCCGATGTCCTGCGCGAGTTCTTTCGTGAACGCAGGGCCCGTGGACAGAACGGCCGAAGACGCTGA
- a CDS encoding glycerate kinase has translation MRIVIAPDKFKGSLTAPAVAAAVAVGVRRSLPDAQIDLCPIADGGDGTVAALVAATGGRFERRRVTGPLPEMKVDAEFGILGSAGVNATAEGGMVAVIEMAAASGLALVSPADRDPMATTTFGTGELLVEAAKLGSSRIILGIGGSATIDAGIGCCQACGLPVILAGGEPLSPTEPLCGRDLERVVLIKHGRGALIERTRITVACDVTNPLTGPAGAAAVYGPQKGASPAEVAWFDRQLSALAGRTQKTAEAAMPGSGAAGGLGFALRAYFPNAELRPGVDIVFDAVALRDRLRGADLCITGEGRLDDGSLHGKAPVAVATMCREMGVPCVAVVGSADVAAVANAASLFRSVLQVQTPGMTLEQAVATSESRLAELGQTAASLLR, from the coding sequence ATGCGAATCGTCATCGCGCCGGACAAGTTCAAGGGGTCGCTCACGGCGCCGGCCGTCGCGGCGGCAGTAGCCGTTGGGGTACGGCGAAGTCTTCCCGATGCACAAATCGACCTCTGCCCGATCGCGGACGGCGGCGATGGTACCGTCGCGGCGCTGGTCGCGGCGACCGGTGGCCGCTTCGAGAGACGTCGAGTAACCGGGCCTTTGCCTGAGATGAAGGTCGATGCCGAGTTCGGCATCCTCGGGTCGGCCGGGGTCAATGCGACAGCCGAAGGCGGGATGGTCGCGGTCATCGAGATGGCCGCCGCCAGCGGACTGGCGCTGGTCTCCCCCGCCGACCGCGACCCAATGGCGACCACCACGTTCGGCACCGGGGAGTTGCTTGTGGAAGCCGCGAAACTGGGCTCGTCGCGGATCATCCTGGGCATCGGCGGGAGCGCCACGATCGATGCCGGCATCGGCTGCTGCCAGGCGTGCGGGCTACCGGTCATCCTCGCCGGCGGCGAGCCGCTTTCGCCGACCGAACCGCTCTGCGGCCGCGATCTGGAGCGCGTGGTGCTGATCAAACACGGCCGTGGGGCGCTGATCGAGCGGACGCGAATCACCGTCGCGTGCGACGTGACCAATCCGCTGACGGGCCCCGCCGGGGCGGCGGCGGTGTACGGGCCGCAAAAGGGAGCGTCGCCGGCCGAGGTGGCGTGGTTCGACCGGCAGCTTTCTGCACTGGCCGGACGCACCCAGAAAACTGCCGAGGCGGCGATGCCCGGTTCCGGCGCCGCCGGGGGTCTGGGATTTGCGCTCAGGGCGTATTTTCCGAACGCCGAGTTGCGGCCGGGCGTGGACATTGTGTTCGACGCGGTCGCGTTGCGCGATCGCCTGCGCGGCGCGGACCTCTGTATTACCGGGGAAGGCCGGCTGGATGACGGCAGCCTGCACGGCAAGGCACCGGTCGCGGTGGCGACGATGTGCCGGGAGATGGGCGTGCCGTGCGTCGCGGTCGTTGGGTCGGCGGATGTCGCCGCAGTAGCGAACGCTGCCTCGCTTTTTCGATCCGTGCTGCAGGTGCAGACGCCGGGGATGACCTTGGAACAGGCCGTGGCGACTAGTGAGTCGAGGCTCGCGGAGCTGGGGCAGACGGCGGCCAGTCTGTTGCGCTAA
- a CDS encoding retropepsin-like aspartic protease family protein: protein MSKRFAMKTVFRSVVVVAGGLLVSAGLTSVWAADATAPAAAPSTKPAYTPNDLNKTGALYLLKAEAELADGMKELAALNAKMVAEQRSRDKVNVQINKAKTVFAQADAARRAELEKLAKVTDAFQNNQIVAKIQTLDGHMRDAMKYKDEQEKELAKIGDEARTKYINGVVDMAAKADAISAGYAALAKDEELAKKLTAEKAKLGPSPDFTGRYALLKRWRTPIFAENIKLTFEGKVPTVDVTLNGSTVRKMVVDSGASYVCIPASLAKAMELIPGKDDPTVTMQLADGKLVDGKLTKLKSVRVGTFELKDVECAVLPAELVAAEPLLGGSFLNAFSYKIDIGKEELHLSRIDDGKKK from the coding sequence ATGAGCAAGCGTTTCGCGATGAAGACGGTGTTCCGTTCGGTCGTGGTAGTTGCCGGCGGGCTCTTGGTGTCGGCAGGGCTGACATCGGTCTGGGCTGCCGACGCGACTGCACCAGCGGCCGCTCCATCGACCAAGCCCGCCTACACACCCAATGACCTGAACAAGACCGGTGCGCTGTACCTGCTGAAAGCCGAGGCCGAGCTGGCCGACGGAATGAAGGAACTGGCCGCGTTGAACGCGAAGATGGTCGCCGAGCAACGTTCCCGCGACAAGGTGAACGTACAGATCAACAAGGCCAAGACGGTTTTTGCCCAGGCCGATGCCGCCCGCCGCGCAGAGCTTGAGAAGCTCGCCAAGGTGACCGACGCGTTTCAGAACAACCAGATCGTCGCCAAGATCCAGACCCTCGACGGTCACATGCGCGACGCGATGAAGTACAAGGACGAGCAGGAAAAGGAACTGGCCAAGATCGGTGACGAGGCGCGGACCAAGTACATCAACGGCGTGGTCGATATGGCCGCCAAGGCCGATGCCATCTCCGCCGGGTACGCGGCGCTCGCCAAGGACGAAGAACTGGCCAAGAAGCTGACGGCCGAGAAGGCCAAGCTCGGACCCTCGCCGGACTTCACCGGCCGCTACGCCCTGCTGAAGCGCTGGCGCACCCCGATCTTTGCCGAAAACATCAAGCTCACGTTCGAGGGCAAGGTGCCCACGGTCGATGTCACGCTCAACGGATCGACCGTTCGCAAAATGGTCGTCGACAGCGGCGCCAGCTACGTGTGCATTCCCGCCAGCCTCGCCAAGGCGATGGAACTGATTCCCGGCAAGGACGATCCGACCGTCACCATGCAACTGGCCGACGGCAAGCTTGTCGACGGCAAGTTGACGAAGCTCAAGAGCGTCCGGGTCGGAACGTTCGAGCTCAAGGATGTCGAGTGTGCCGTGTTGCCGGCCGAACTGGTCGCGGCAGAACCGCTGCTGGGTGGGTCGTTCCTCAACGCGTTCTCGTACAAGATCGACATCGGTAAGGAAGAACTGCACCTGTCCCGCATCGATGACGGGAAGAAGAAGTAG
- a CDS encoding MlaE family ABC transporter permease, translating to MPINRVEALGNHTLSVIANLLAAFGRFCDFAGRTFGGVLRSGFRWKGLRLLVPQMFEVGVRSVPVVGITGAFIGMVMAIESYNSFKQLGQESRLGSVINLSVVKQIGPVLAAMMLAGRVGGALTAELGTMNVTEQLDAMRVMGSDPIRYLVVPRFLACVLLTPILTIYSDLLGVVGGYFISVSYLGIASGPYWQYSAQAIENWQIFEGIFKSIFFGAAIGLVSCYKGFNSGAGASGVGKACTESFVASFISIIVLNFFFARLLSGLYFGLYGNRGGVFS from the coding sequence ATGCCGATCAATCGCGTTGAGGCCCTCGGAAACCATACCCTCAGCGTCATAGCGAATCTTCTGGCCGCGTTCGGGCGCTTCTGCGACTTCGCGGGGCGTACCTTCGGGGGCGTTCTGCGTTCGGGCTTCCGCTGGAAGGGCCTGCGCCTGCTGGTGCCGCAGATGTTCGAGGTGGGCGTTCGCTCGGTTCCGGTGGTCGGAATCACCGGTGCCTTTATCGGCATGGTGATGGCGATCGAGTCGTACAACAGTTTCAAGCAGCTGGGCCAGGAGAGCCGGCTCGGCTCGGTGATTAATCTGTCGGTCGTCAAACAGATCGGCCCGGTGCTGGCGGCGATGATGCTCGCCGGGCGGGTGGGCGGCGCGCTGACCGCCGAACTGGGGACGATGAACGTCACCGAACAGCTCGACGCGATGCGGGTGATGGGGTCTGACCCGATTCGATACCTGGTGGTCCCCCGCTTTCTGGCCTGCGTGCTGCTCACGCCCATCCTGACCATTTACAGCGACCTGCTTGGTGTTGTCGGGGGTTACTTTATCAGCGTCAGCTACCTTGGCATCGCGTCGGGCCCTTACTGGCAGTATTCCGCCCAGGCCATCGAGAACTGGCAGATATTTGAGGGCATCTTCAAGAGTATTTTCTTCGGCGCCGCGATCGGACTGGTCAGTTGCTACAAGGGTTTCAACAGCGGTGCCGGTGCGAGCGGTGTCGGCAAGGCATGCACGGAAAGCTTTGTCGCGAGCTTTATCTCCATCATCGTCCTGAACTTTTTCTTCGCCCGGCTGTTGTCGGGTCTTTATTTCGGGTTGTACGGCAACCGCGGCGGCGTTTTCAGTTGA
- a CDS encoding MlaD family protein has translation MTSRSRNILVGSVVLVAILSLGWMILKFSGSSVAALISKGETIQITTERADGVSDGSAVYYLGVPVGQATGVKLLPDNSGVVIDALISADKTVPANVIGRIKAASSLSMSAGIFLETVGPPSDKRLAAGAQIKAINQNTGLIPPEFTDLARSIREQQLIAHVDETVIEMRNQLRNAGVAIDSFNKIVGDPKVREDLSAAIASIRTTSENLQKFTAKLETLSGETSQTLSQVRTTLSDGGKRVDELTTQVGSRLTQVGELLDKFNAIATRIDKGEGTAGALVNDPRLYESLVDTSKTLNLTIADLRRLVEQWEQEGFTLKLK, from the coding sequence ATGACCTCCCGATCCCGTAACATTCTTGTCGGCTCCGTTGTGCTGGTGGCGATCCTGTCGCTCGGTTGGATGATCCTCAAGTTCAGCGGTTCGTCGGTCGCAGCACTCATTTCCAAGGGCGAAACGATCCAGATCACCACCGAACGCGCCGACGGGGTATCGGACGGGTCTGCGGTGTACTACCTGGGTGTTCCCGTCGGCCAGGCCACGGGTGTCAAACTTCTGCCGGACAACAGCGGGGTCGTCATTGACGCCTTGATCAGTGCCGACAAAACCGTCCCGGCGAATGTCATCGGCCGGATCAAGGCCGCGTCGAGCCTGAGCATGTCGGCGGGCATCTTCCTGGAGACGGTCGGTCCGCCTTCGGACAAGCGCCTGGCTGCCGGTGCCCAGATCAAGGCGATCAATCAGAACACCGGGCTGATTCCGCCGGAGTTCACTGATCTTGCCCGGAGCATTCGTGAGCAGCAGTTGATCGCGCATGTCGACGAGACCGTCATCGAGATGCGGAACCAGCTTCGCAACGCCGGGGTCGCGATCGATTCGTTCAACAAAATCGTCGGCGACCCGAAGGTCCGCGAAGACCTGTCGGCCGCCATCGCGAGCATTCGCACGACCAGCGAGAACCTCCAGAAGTTCACCGCGAAACTGGAAACTCTGTCGGGAGAAACCTCGCAGACCCTGTCGCAGGTGCGAACCACGCTGTCCGATGGCGGTAAACGCGTGGACGAGCTGACGACCCAGGTCGGCAGTCGGCTGACACAGGTGGGTGAACTGCTCGACAAGTTCAACGCGATCGCGACACGCATCGACAAGGGCGAGGGAACAGCCGGTGCACTGGTGAACGACCCGCGGCTCTATGAGAGCCTGGTGGACACCAGCAAGACACTGAACCTGACCATCGCCGACCTCCGACGGCTCGTGGAGCAGTGGGAGCAGGAAGGGTTCACGCTCAAGTTGAAGTAG